From Acinonyx jubatus isolate Ajub_Pintada_27869175 chromosome B2, VMU_Ajub_asm_v1.0, whole genome shotgun sequence, a single genomic window includes:
- the LOC106972775 gene encoding LOW QUALITY PROTEIN: keratin, type II cytoskeletal 8-like (The sequence of the model RefSeq protein was modified relative to this genomic sequence to represent the inferred CDS: deleted 1 base in 1 codon; substituted 1 base at 1 genomic stop codon): MHKKSFLDPRSNFSALSRTSVRFSLLASTPASTMSSRVTQKSYKVSTSDPRAFSSHPFTNAPDVHISSALSQVGRGSSFRSGLGSSMSVIGGYAGLGGMGGITAVSVNQSLLNPLKLEVDPNIQAVRTQEKEQIKSVNNKFASFIDKVQHLEQQNKILETKWSLLEQQNTARSNINKMFESYINNLQRQLDTLGQEKLKLEVEVGNMQSLVEDFKNKYEEEIKECADMGNEFVLTKKGVDEAYMNKVELESHLEGLTDEIKFLRQLYFWDTSVVLSVDNSHSLDLDGIIVEVKTQYKEIANRSRAEAETMYQIKYEELQTLAGKHGDDLRHTKTEISDVNQNISQLHAEIKGLKNQRAFLEATIADAEQHGELAVKDVHAKVAELEASLQQAKQDMAQQLREYQELMNIKLALNIEITICHKLLEGEESRLESGMQTMSIHTKTTSGYSGGLGSAYGSLTSPGLCYGLSTFHSSFGPGRGSTSLSCVSSSKAVVVXKIEIRDGKLVSESSDVLSK, from the exons atgcacaaaaagTCTTTTTTAGACCCTAGAAGCAACTTCTCAGCTCTTTCTCGAACCTCGGTCAGGTTCAGCCTACTCGCCTCCACTCCAGCCTCCACCATGTCCAGCAGGGTGACCCAGAAGTCTTACAAGGTGTCCACCTCCGACCCCCGGGCCTTCAGCAGCCACCCCTTCACTAATGCACCTGACGTCCACATCAGCTCTGCCCTGTCCCAGGTGGGCAGGGGAAGCAGCTTCAGGAGTGGCCTGGGCAGCAGCATGAGTGTGATTGGAGGCTAC GCAGGGCTGGGGGGTATGGGGGGCATCACGGCTGTCTCAGTGAACCAGAGCCTGCTGAACCCCCTTAAGCTGGAGGTGGACCCCAACATCCAGGCTGTGCGTACCCAGGAGAAGGAACAGATTAAGAGCGTCAACAACAAGTTTGCCTCCTTCATCGACAAGGTGCAGCATCTGGAGCAGCAGAACAAGATTCTGGAGACCAAGTGGAGCCTCCTAGAGCAGCAGAACACTGCTCGGAGCAACATCAACAAGATGTTCGAGAGTTACATCAACAACCTTCAGCGGCAGCTGGACACCCTGGGCCAGGAGAAGTTGAAGCTGGAGGTGGAGGTTGGCAACATGCAGAGCCTGGTGGAGGACTTCAAGAATAAGTATGAGGAGGAGATCAAAGAATGTGCAGACATGGGGAATGAATTTGTCCTCACCAAGAAGGGTGTGGATGAAGCTTACATGAACAAGGTGGAGCTGGAGTCCCACTTGGAAGGGCTGACCGATGAGATCAAGTTCTTAAGGCAGCTGTACTTCTGGGACACGTCTGTGGTGCTGTCCGTGGACAACAGCCACTCCCTGGACCTGGATGGCATCATTGTTGAGGTTAAGACCCAGTACAAGGAAATTGCCAACCGCAGCCGGGCCGAGGCTGAGACCATGTACCAGATCAAGTATGAGGAGTTGCAGACATTGGCTGGGAAGCACGGGGATGACCTCCGTCACACGAAGACGGAGATTTCCGACGTGAACCAGAACATCAGCCAACTCCATGCTGAGATCAAGGGCCTCAAAAACCAGAGGGCTTTCCTGGAAGCCACCATAGCTGATGCTGAGCAGCATGGGGAGCTGGCCGTTAAGGATGTCCATGCTAAGGTGGCCGAGCTAGAAGCCTCCCTGCAGCAAGCCAAGCAGGACATGGCCCAGCAGCTGCGGGAGTACCAGGAGCTCATGAACATCAAGCTGGCTCTGAACATTGAGATCACCATCTGCCACAAGCTGCTAGAAGGTGAGGAGAGCAGGCTGGAGTCTGGGATGCAGACCATGAGTATCCACACTAAGACCACCAGCGGCTACTCAGGTGGGCTGGGCTCAGCTTATGGGAGCCTCACGAGCCCTGGTCTCTGCTATGGCCTGAGTACCTTCCACTCCAGCTTCGGTCCTGGCAGGGGCTCCACTTCCCTCAGCTGTGTCAGTTCCTCCAAGGCTGTGGTGGTATAGAAGATTGAGATCCGTGATGGGAAGCTGGTGTCCGAGTCGTCTGATGTCCTATCCAAGTGA